The following are from one region of the Platichthys flesus chromosome 2, fPlaFle2.1, whole genome shotgun sequence genome:
- the srgap2 gene encoding SLIT-ROBO Rho GTPase-activating protein 2 isoform X2, producing MTSPAKFRKDKEIVAEYETQVKEIRAQLVEQLKCLDQQCELRVQLLQDLQDFFRKKAEIEMDYSRNLEKLAERFLTKTRSTKDHLLKKEQSILSPVNCWNLLLLQVKRESRDHATLSDLYLNNIIPRFAQISEDSGRLFKKSKEVGVQLQEDMMKVLNELYTVMKTYHMYNTDSINAESKLKDAEKQEEKQMGRSGRQDDRQTPRSPDTLSNIKSDDKPVRRSSVKKIEKMKEKRQAKYTENKLKAIKARNEYLLALEATNGCVFKYYIHDLSDIIDCCDLGYHASLHRALRTYLSAEQNVETSKHTGLETLESAAESLEPNGDKQKLMETYNNVFCPPARFEFQSHMGDMMGMMCARQPLESELLQRCQQLQSRLSTLKIENEEVKKTMEATLSTIQDMVTVEDYDVSECFHHSNSMESVKSSFSESYLSKPSLAKRRANQQETEQFYFTKLKEFLEGRNLITRLDSKHDLIQKSLGESQKSDCCLASGRRNSTVRNQDSGEAIPLMVESCIRFISRHGLQHEGIFRVSGSQVEVNDIKNAFERGEDPLAGDQNDHDMDSIAGVLKLYFRGLDHALFPKEIFHEVISCVSMESLHERALHVKKVLQSLPSKTLVLMRYLFAFLNYLSQYSDENMMDPYNLAICFGPTLMSVPEGNDQVSCQAHVNELIKTIIIHHSTIFSGQQDLQGPIYIIPGSGEDFCDSPHCEPPLVEEPAPDTVSVRNNSEDESEPIEAIARFDYSGRTSRELSFKKGASLLVYQRASDDWWEGRHNGVDGLVPHQYIVLQDMSEGGRGSPKTDVDSRDLLGERLSTRGSAASPTGAHVADVYLANLNKLRKRPESGNIRRTFRGSESDSTSPGASGGGGVRTASLPVGGALVKEPGDKRPVSAHSILNSVTRHSSLKTKVESPQLRKTTSAGRSKSFSNHRPLDPEVIAQIEHSAQDIDMPMSSALSEFSRSERQSSKHTPDVVLDTLEQLKGGSGVGGGGGGGGGGGGGASEPSSPLHSRLLRDGEGGSLHSHPLQRSASSASDVPSSFRPIKSQPRSPLPSATSPSLSSSSSSLSSSVPSFRELRPPATRPKPVVFPKSGGGSPAMGSPTSTVPPTPPLPPAGHTRSLPSTPPPPPPQSNDKSCPA from the exons gAAGGAGCAGAGCATCTTGTCTCCTGTGAACTGCTGGAACCTGTTACTGCTCCAGGTGAAGAGGGAGAGCCGCGACCACGCCACTCTGTCCGACCTCTACCTCAACAACATCATTCCCCGCTTTGCACAGATCAGCGAGGACTCAGGACGACTCTTCAAGAAG aGCAAAGAGGTTGGCGTACAGCTGCAGGAAGATATGATGAAAGTTCTCAACGAGCTTTACACG GTGATGAAGACGTACCACATGTACAACACGGACAGCATCAATGCTGAGTCCAAGCTGAAGGACGCAGAGAAGCAAGAGGAGAAGCAGATGGGCCGCTCCGGGCGACAGGACGACCGGCAGACGCCGCGCTCCCCCGACACGCTGTCCAACATCAAGTCCGACGACAAACCTGTTCGACGCTCCAGTGTCAAGAAAATcgagaagatgaaggagaag AGACAAGCTAAGTACACGGAGAACAAGCTGAAGGCCATTAAGGCCCGGAATGAGTACCTGCTAGCTCTCGAAGCCACCAATGGCTGTGTCTTCAAATATTAcatccatgacctctccgacaTCATTGAC tgctGTGACCTGGGCTACCATGCCAGCCTGCATCGCGCCCTGAGGACCTACCTATCTGCAGAACAGAACGTGGAGACGTCCAAACACACGGGCCTGGAGACACTGGAGTCAGCTGCAGAGAGTCTGGAGCCCAACGGGGACAAACAGAAACTGATGGAGACCTACAACAATGTCTTCTGCCCCCCAGCTCGCTTTGAGTTCCAGTCCCACATGGGCGACATG atGGGAATGATGTGTGCACGGCAGCCACTGGAGAgcgagctgctgcagaggtgTCAGCAGCTGCAGTCCCGTCTGTCCACACTCAAGATTGAGAATGAAGAG GTGAAGAAAACTATGGAGGCCACTCTGTCCACCATCCAAGACATGGTGACCGTGGAGGACTATGACGTCTCCGAGTGCTTCCACCACAGCAACAGCATGGAATCTGTCAAGTCCTCTTTCAGCGAATCCTATCTCAGCAAGCCCAGTCTGGCCAAGAGACGGGCCAATCAGCAGGAGACGGAGCAGTTCTACTTCACG AAGCTGAAAGAGTTTCTGGAAGGCAGGAACCTGATCACCAGACTGGACTCCAAGCATGACCTCATCCAGAAATCCCTTGGAGAGA GTCAGAAGTCTGACTGTTGCCTTGCCAG TGGACGGAGAAACTCAACAGTACGGAATCAG gACTCGGGTGAGGCCATTCCTCTGATGGTTGAGAGTTGCATCCGCTTCATCAGTCGCCATG GTCTGCAGCACGAGGGCATCTTCAGAGTGTCGGGCTCTCAGGTGGAAGTCAACGACATCAAGAATGCATTTGAGAGAG GTGAGGACCCGCTGGCAGGGGACCAGAATGACCACGACATGGACTCCATTGCTGGCGTCCTGAAGCTCTACTTTAGAGGGCTGGACCACGCCCTCTTCCCTAAAGAAATCTTTCATGAGGTCATATCCTGTGTCT CGATGGAGAGCCTCCATGAACGGGCGCTCCACGTTAAGAAGGTTCTGCAGTCTCTACCAAGCAAAACGCTCGTCCTCATGAGATACCTGTTCGCCTTCCTCAACTA CCTGTCTCAGTACAGCGACGAGAACATGATGGACCCCTACAACCTGGCCATCTGTTTCGGCCCCACCCTGATGTCTGTCCCAGAGGGCAACGACCAGGTCTCCTGCCAGGCCCACGTCAACGAGCTCATCAAGACAATCATCATCCACCACAGCACCATCTTCTCCGGACAGCAGGACCTGCAGGGCCCCATCTACATCATCCCTGGAAGTGGAGAAGATTTCTG TGACAGTCCACACTGTGAGCCCCCCCTTGTGGAAGAGCCTGCGCCTGACACCGTCTCTGTCAGGAACAACAGTGAAGATg AGTCCGAGCCGATCGAGGCCATCGCTCGGTTTGACTACTCCGGACGGACTAGTCGAGAGCTGTCGTTCAAAAAGGGAGCCTCGCTGCTTGTGTATCAGCGAGCCTCTGATGACTGGTGGGAGGGACGACACAATGGAGTGGATGGACTGGTGCCACACCAGTATATTGTGCTCCAAGACAT GTCTGAAGGAGGTCGGGGGAGTCCAAAGACTGATGTTGACTCCAGGGACCTGCTGGGGGAGAGGCTCTCCACTAGAGGGAGCGCCGCCTCTCCTACTGGAGCTCATGTCGCTGACGTCTACCTGGCCAACCTCAACAA GTTGAGGAAGCGTCCAGAGTCTGGGAACATTCGGAGAACATTCCGGGGATCAGAGAGCGACAGCACCAGTCCGGGGGCCAGCGGAGGGGGGGGAGTAAGAACAGCCTCACTTCCAGTCGGCGGGGCTCTGGTGAAGGAACCTGGAGACAAACGACCCGTCAGCGCTCACAGCATCCTCAACTCAGTCACTCGCCATTCCTCACTCAAGACCAAG GTGGAGAGCCCGCAGTTAAGGAAGACAACTTCAGCCGGACGCTCCAAGAGCTTCAGTAACCACAGACCACTGGACCCAGAGGTCATTGCTCAGATAGAGCACAGCGCCCAG gaCATCGATATGCCCATGAGCTCTGCCCTGAGTGAGTTCAGTAGGTCGGAGAGGCAGAGCTCCAAGCATACACCCGATGTGGTCCTGGACACACTGGAGCAGCTGAAAGGCGGGAGTGGTgttggcggaggaggaggaggaggaggaggaggaggaggaggagcctcgGAGCCCTCCAGTCCGCTCCACTCCCGTCTACTGAGGGACGGTGAGGGAGGCTCCTTGCATTCTCACCCGCTCCAGCGCAGCGCCTCCTCCGCCAGCGACGTACCCTCCTCCTTCCGCCCCATCAAGAGCCAGCCGCGGAGCCCCCTGCCCTCTgccacctccccctccctgtcctcctcctcctcctccctctcctcctccgtacCTTCCTTCAGAGAGCTGCGCCCGCCGGCAACAAGACCCAAGCCGGTGGTTTTCCCGAAGAGCGGCGGAGGGAGTCCAGCGATGGGCTCCCCGACATCCACTGTGCCCCCAACACCTCCACTTCCACCTGCAGGCCACACACGCTCACTCCCCAgcactcctcctccacctcctccccagtCTAATGACAAATCCTGCCCAGCTTAG
- the srgap2 gene encoding SLIT-ROBO Rho GTPase-activating protein 2 isoform X1 — MTSPAKFRKDKEIVAEYETQVKEIRAQLVEQLKCLDQQCELRVQLLQDLQDFFRKKAEIEMDYSRNLEKLAERFLTKTRSTKDHLLKKEQSILSPVNCWNLLLLQVKRESRDHATLSDLYLNNIIPRFAQISEDSGRLFKKSKEVGVQLQEDMMKVLNELYTVMKTYHMYNTDSINAESKLKDAEKQEEKQMGRSGRQDDRQTPRSPDTLSNIKSDDKPVRRSSVKKIEKMKEKRQAKYTENKLKAIKARNEYLLALEATNGCVFKYYIHDLSDIIDCCDLGYHASLHRALRTYLSAEQNVETSKHTGLETLESAAESLEPNGDKQKLMETYNNVFCPPARFEFQSHMGDMMGMMCARQPLESELLQRCQQLQSRLSTLKIENEEVKKTMEATLSTIQDMVTVEDYDVSECFHHSNSMESVKSSFSESYLSKPSLAKRRANQQETEQFYFTKLKEFLEGRNLITRLDSKHDLIQKSLGESQKSDCCLASGRRNSTVRNQDSGEAIPLMVESCIRFISRHGLQHEGIFRVSGSQVEVNDIKNAFERGEDPLAGDQNDHDMDSIAGVLKLYFRGLDHALFPKEIFHEVISCVSMESLHERALHVKKVLQSLPSKTLVLMRYLFAFLNYLSQYSDENMMDPYNLAICFGPTLMSVPEGNDQVSCQAHVNELIKTIIIHHSTIFSGQQDLQGPIYIIPGSGEDFCDSPHCEPPLVEEPAPDTVSVRNNSEDGSLTVSESEPIEAIARFDYSGRTSRELSFKKGASLLVYQRASDDWWEGRHNGVDGLVPHQYIVLQDMSEGGRGSPKTDVDSRDLLGERLSTRGSAASPTGAHVADVYLANLNKLRKRPESGNIRRTFRGSESDSTSPGASGGGGVRTASLPVGGALVKEPGDKRPVSAHSILNSVTRHSSLKTKVESPQLRKTTSAGRSKSFSNHRPLDPEVIAQIEHSAQDIDMPMSSALSEFSRSERQSSKHTPDVVLDTLEQLKGGSGVGGGGGGGGGGGGGASEPSSPLHSRLLRDGEGGSLHSHPLQRSASSASDVPSSFRPIKSQPRSPLPSATSPSLSSSSSSLSSSVPSFRELRPPATRPKPVVFPKSGGGSPAMGSPTSTVPPTPPLPPAGHTRSLPSTPPPPPPQSNDKSCPA, encoded by the exons gAAGGAGCAGAGCATCTTGTCTCCTGTGAACTGCTGGAACCTGTTACTGCTCCAGGTGAAGAGGGAGAGCCGCGACCACGCCACTCTGTCCGACCTCTACCTCAACAACATCATTCCCCGCTTTGCACAGATCAGCGAGGACTCAGGACGACTCTTCAAGAAG aGCAAAGAGGTTGGCGTACAGCTGCAGGAAGATATGATGAAAGTTCTCAACGAGCTTTACACG GTGATGAAGACGTACCACATGTACAACACGGACAGCATCAATGCTGAGTCCAAGCTGAAGGACGCAGAGAAGCAAGAGGAGAAGCAGATGGGCCGCTCCGGGCGACAGGACGACCGGCAGACGCCGCGCTCCCCCGACACGCTGTCCAACATCAAGTCCGACGACAAACCTGTTCGACGCTCCAGTGTCAAGAAAATcgagaagatgaaggagaag AGACAAGCTAAGTACACGGAGAACAAGCTGAAGGCCATTAAGGCCCGGAATGAGTACCTGCTAGCTCTCGAAGCCACCAATGGCTGTGTCTTCAAATATTAcatccatgacctctccgacaTCATTGAC tgctGTGACCTGGGCTACCATGCCAGCCTGCATCGCGCCCTGAGGACCTACCTATCTGCAGAACAGAACGTGGAGACGTCCAAACACACGGGCCTGGAGACACTGGAGTCAGCTGCAGAGAGTCTGGAGCCCAACGGGGACAAACAGAAACTGATGGAGACCTACAACAATGTCTTCTGCCCCCCAGCTCGCTTTGAGTTCCAGTCCCACATGGGCGACATG atGGGAATGATGTGTGCACGGCAGCCACTGGAGAgcgagctgctgcagaggtgTCAGCAGCTGCAGTCCCGTCTGTCCACACTCAAGATTGAGAATGAAGAG GTGAAGAAAACTATGGAGGCCACTCTGTCCACCATCCAAGACATGGTGACCGTGGAGGACTATGACGTCTCCGAGTGCTTCCACCACAGCAACAGCATGGAATCTGTCAAGTCCTCTTTCAGCGAATCCTATCTCAGCAAGCCCAGTCTGGCCAAGAGACGGGCCAATCAGCAGGAGACGGAGCAGTTCTACTTCACG AAGCTGAAAGAGTTTCTGGAAGGCAGGAACCTGATCACCAGACTGGACTCCAAGCATGACCTCATCCAGAAATCCCTTGGAGAGA GTCAGAAGTCTGACTGTTGCCTTGCCAG TGGACGGAGAAACTCAACAGTACGGAATCAG gACTCGGGTGAGGCCATTCCTCTGATGGTTGAGAGTTGCATCCGCTTCATCAGTCGCCATG GTCTGCAGCACGAGGGCATCTTCAGAGTGTCGGGCTCTCAGGTGGAAGTCAACGACATCAAGAATGCATTTGAGAGAG GTGAGGACCCGCTGGCAGGGGACCAGAATGACCACGACATGGACTCCATTGCTGGCGTCCTGAAGCTCTACTTTAGAGGGCTGGACCACGCCCTCTTCCCTAAAGAAATCTTTCATGAGGTCATATCCTGTGTCT CGATGGAGAGCCTCCATGAACGGGCGCTCCACGTTAAGAAGGTTCTGCAGTCTCTACCAAGCAAAACGCTCGTCCTCATGAGATACCTGTTCGCCTTCCTCAACTA CCTGTCTCAGTACAGCGACGAGAACATGATGGACCCCTACAACCTGGCCATCTGTTTCGGCCCCACCCTGATGTCTGTCCCAGAGGGCAACGACCAGGTCTCCTGCCAGGCCCACGTCAACGAGCTCATCAAGACAATCATCATCCACCACAGCACCATCTTCTCCGGACAGCAGGACCTGCAGGGCCCCATCTACATCATCCCTGGAAGTGGAGAAGATTTCTG TGACAGTCCACACTGTGAGCCCCCCCTTGTGGAAGAGCCTGCGCCTGACACCGTCTCTGTCAGGAACAACAGTGAAGATg GATCCTTGACTGTTTCAGAGTCCGAGCCGATCGAGGCCATCGCTCGGTTTGACTACTCCGGACGGACTAGTCGAGAGCTGTCGTTCAAAAAGGGAGCCTCGCTGCTTGTGTATCAGCGAGCCTCTGATGACTGGTGGGAGGGACGACACAATGGAGTGGATGGACTGGTGCCACACCAGTATATTGTGCTCCAAGACAT GTCTGAAGGAGGTCGGGGGAGTCCAAAGACTGATGTTGACTCCAGGGACCTGCTGGGGGAGAGGCTCTCCACTAGAGGGAGCGCCGCCTCTCCTACTGGAGCTCATGTCGCTGACGTCTACCTGGCCAACCTCAACAA GTTGAGGAAGCGTCCAGAGTCTGGGAACATTCGGAGAACATTCCGGGGATCAGAGAGCGACAGCACCAGTCCGGGGGCCAGCGGAGGGGGGGGAGTAAGAACAGCCTCACTTCCAGTCGGCGGGGCTCTGGTGAAGGAACCTGGAGACAAACGACCCGTCAGCGCTCACAGCATCCTCAACTCAGTCACTCGCCATTCCTCACTCAAGACCAAG GTGGAGAGCCCGCAGTTAAGGAAGACAACTTCAGCCGGACGCTCCAAGAGCTTCAGTAACCACAGACCACTGGACCCAGAGGTCATTGCTCAGATAGAGCACAGCGCCCAG gaCATCGATATGCCCATGAGCTCTGCCCTGAGTGAGTTCAGTAGGTCGGAGAGGCAGAGCTCCAAGCATACACCCGATGTGGTCCTGGACACACTGGAGCAGCTGAAAGGCGGGAGTGGTgttggcggaggaggaggaggaggaggaggaggaggaggaggagcctcgGAGCCCTCCAGTCCGCTCCACTCCCGTCTACTGAGGGACGGTGAGGGAGGCTCCTTGCATTCTCACCCGCTCCAGCGCAGCGCCTCCTCCGCCAGCGACGTACCCTCCTCCTTCCGCCCCATCAAGAGCCAGCCGCGGAGCCCCCTGCCCTCTgccacctccccctccctgtcctcctcctcctcctccctctcctcctccgtacCTTCCTTCAGAGAGCTGCGCCCGCCGGCAACAAGACCCAAGCCGGTGGTTTTCCCGAAGAGCGGCGGAGGGAGTCCAGCGATGGGCTCCCCGACATCCACTGTGCCCCCAACACCTCCACTTCCACCTGCAGGCCACACACGCTCACTCCCCAgcactcctcctccacctcctccccagtCTAATGACAAATCCTGCCCAGCTTAG
- the srgap2 gene encoding SLIT-ROBO Rho GTPase-activating protein 2 isoform X3 — translation MEAKTIRFLYSQCCKEIRAQLVEQLKCLDQQCELRVQLLQDLQDFFRKKAEIEMDYSRNLEKLAERFLTKTRSTKDHLLKKEQSILSPVNCWNLLLLQVKRESRDHATLSDLYLNNIIPRFAQISEDSGRLFKKSKEVGVQLQEDMMKVLNELYTVMKTYHMYNTDSINAESKLKDAEKQEEKQMGRSGRQDDRQTPRSPDTLSNIKSDDKPVRRSSVKKIEKMKEKRQAKYTENKLKAIKARNEYLLALEATNGCVFKYYIHDLSDIIDCCDLGYHASLHRALRTYLSAEQNVETSKHTGLETLESAAESLEPNGDKQKLMETYNNVFCPPARFEFQSHMGDMMGMMCARQPLESELLQRCQQLQSRLSTLKIENEEVKKTMEATLSTIQDMVTVEDYDVSECFHHSNSMESVKSSFSESYLSKPSLAKRRANQQETEQFYFTKLKEFLEGRNLITRLDSKHDLIQKSLGESQKSDCCLASGRRNSTVRNQDSGEAIPLMVESCIRFISRHGLQHEGIFRVSGSQVEVNDIKNAFERGEDPLAGDQNDHDMDSIAGVLKLYFRGLDHALFPKEIFHEVISCVSMESLHERALHVKKVLQSLPSKTLVLMRYLFAFLNYLSQYSDENMMDPYNLAICFGPTLMSVPEGNDQVSCQAHVNELIKTIIIHHSTIFSGQQDLQGPIYIIPGSGEDFCDSPHCEPPLVEEPAPDTVSVRNNSEDGSLTVSESEPIEAIARFDYSGRTSRELSFKKGASLLVYQRASDDWWEGRHNGVDGLVPHQYIVLQDMSEGGRGSPKTDVDSRDLLGERLSTRGSAASPTGAHVADVYLANLNKLRKRPESGNIRRTFRGSESDSTSPGASGGGGVRTASLPVGGALVKEPGDKRPVSAHSILNSVTRHSSLKTKVESPQLRKTTSAGRSKSFSNHRPLDPEVIAQIEHSAQDIDMPMSSALSEFSRSERQSSKHTPDVVLDTLEQLKGGSGVGGGGGGGGGGGGGASEPSSPLHSRLLRDGEGGSLHSHPLQRSASSASDVPSSFRPIKSQPRSPLPSATSPSLSSSSSSLSSSVPSFRELRPPATRPKPVVFPKSGGGSPAMGSPTSTVPPTPPLPPAGHTRSLPSTPPPPPPQSNDKSCPA, via the exons gAAGGAGCAGAGCATCTTGTCTCCTGTGAACTGCTGGAACCTGTTACTGCTCCAGGTGAAGAGGGAGAGCCGCGACCACGCCACTCTGTCCGACCTCTACCTCAACAACATCATTCCCCGCTTTGCACAGATCAGCGAGGACTCAGGACGACTCTTCAAGAAG aGCAAAGAGGTTGGCGTACAGCTGCAGGAAGATATGATGAAAGTTCTCAACGAGCTTTACACG GTGATGAAGACGTACCACATGTACAACACGGACAGCATCAATGCTGAGTCCAAGCTGAAGGACGCAGAGAAGCAAGAGGAGAAGCAGATGGGCCGCTCCGGGCGACAGGACGACCGGCAGACGCCGCGCTCCCCCGACACGCTGTCCAACATCAAGTCCGACGACAAACCTGTTCGACGCTCCAGTGTCAAGAAAATcgagaagatgaaggagaag AGACAAGCTAAGTACACGGAGAACAAGCTGAAGGCCATTAAGGCCCGGAATGAGTACCTGCTAGCTCTCGAAGCCACCAATGGCTGTGTCTTCAAATATTAcatccatgacctctccgacaTCATTGAC tgctGTGACCTGGGCTACCATGCCAGCCTGCATCGCGCCCTGAGGACCTACCTATCTGCAGAACAGAACGTGGAGACGTCCAAACACACGGGCCTGGAGACACTGGAGTCAGCTGCAGAGAGTCTGGAGCCCAACGGGGACAAACAGAAACTGATGGAGACCTACAACAATGTCTTCTGCCCCCCAGCTCGCTTTGAGTTCCAGTCCCACATGGGCGACATG atGGGAATGATGTGTGCACGGCAGCCACTGGAGAgcgagctgctgcagaggtgTCAGCAGCTGCAGTCCCGTCTGTCCACACTCAAGATTGAGAATGAAGAG GTGAAGAAAACTATGGAGGCCACTCTGTCCACCATCCAAGACATGGTGACCGTGGAGGACTATGACGTCTCCGAGTGCTTCCACCACAGCAACAGCATGGAATCTGTCAAGTCCTCTTTCAGCGAATCCTATCTCAGCAAGCCCAGTCTGGCCAAGAGACGGGCCAATCAGCAGGAGACGGAGCAGTTCTACTTCACG AAGCTGAAAGAGTTTCTGGAAGGCAGGAACCTGATCACCAGACTGGACTCCAAGCATGACCTCATCCAGAAATCCCTTGGAGAGA GTCAGAAGTCTGACTGTTGCCTTGCCAG TGGACGGAGAAACTCAACAGTACGGAATCAG gACTCGGGTGAGGCCATTCCTCTGATGGTTGAGAGTTGCATCCGCTTCATCAGTCGCCATG GTCTGCAGCACGAGGGCATCTTCAGAGTGTCGGGCTCTCAGGTGGAAGTCAACGACATCAAGAATGCATTTGAGAGAG GTGAGGACCCGCTGGCAGGGGACCAGAATGACCACGACATGGACTCCATTGCTGGCGTCCTGAAGCTCTACTTTAGAGGGCTGGACCACGCCCTCTTCCCTAAAGAAATCTTTCATGAGGTCATATCCTGTGTCT CGATGGAGAGCCTCCATGAACGGGCGCTCCACGTTAAGAAGGTTCTGCAGTCTCTACCAAGCAAAACGCTCGTCCTCATGAGATACCTGTTCGCCTTCCTCAACTA CCTGTCTCAGTACAGCGACGAGAACATGATGGACCCCTACAACCTGGCCATCTGTTTCGGCCCCACCCTGATGTCTGTCCCAGAGGGCAACGACCAGGTCTCCTGCCAGGCCCACGTCAACGAGCTCATCAAGACAATCATCATCCACCACAGCACCATCTTCTCCGGACAGCAGGACCTGCAGGGCCCCATCTACATCATCCCTGGAAGTGGAGAAGATTTCTG TGACAGTCCACACTGTGAGCCCCCCCTTGTGGAAGAGCCTGCGCCTGACACCGTCTCTGTCAGGAACAACAGTGAAGATg GATCCTTGACTGTTTCAGAGTCCGAGCCGATCGAGGCCATCGCTCGGTTTGACTACTCCGGACGGACTAGTCGAGAGCTGTCGTTCAAAAAGGGAGCCTCGCTGCTTGTGTATCAGCGAGCCTCTGATGACTGGTGGGAGGGACGACACAATGGAGTGGATGGACTGGTGCCACACCAGTATATTGTGCTCCAAGACAT GTCTGAAGGAGGTCGGGGGAGTCCAAAGACTGATGTTGACTCCAGGGACCTGCTGGGGGAGAGGCTCTCCACTAGAGGGAGCGCCGCCTCTCCTACTGGAGCTCATGTCGCTGACGTCTACCTGGCCAACCTCAACAA GTTGAGGAAGCGTCCAGAGTCTGGGAACATTCGGAGAACATTCCGGGGATCAGAGAGCGACAGCACCAGTCCGGGGGCCAGCGGAGGGGGGGGAGTAAGAACAGCCTCACTTCCAGTCGGCGGGGCTCTGGTGAAGGAACCTGGAGACAAACGACCCGTCAGCGCTCACAGCATCCTCAACTCAGTCACTCGCCATTCCTCACTCAAGACCAAG GTGGAGAGCCCGCAGTTAAGGAAGACAACTTCAGCCGGACGCTCCAAGAGCTTCAGTAACCACAGACCACTGGACCCAGAGGTCATTGCTCAGATAGAGCACAGCGCCCAG gaCATCGATATGCCCATGAGCTCTGCCCTGAGTGAGTTCAGTAGGTCGGAGAGGCAGAGCTCCAAGCATACACCCGATGTGGTCCTGGACACACTGGAGCAGCTGAAAGGCGGGAGTGGTgttggcggaggaggaggaggaggaggaggaggaggaggaggagcctcgGAGCCCTCCAGTCCGCTCCACTCCCGTCTACTGAGGGACGGTGAGGGAGGCTCCTTGCATTCTCACCCGCTCCAGCGCAGCGCCTCCTCCGCCAGCGACGTACCCTCCTCCTTCCGCCCCATCAAGAGCCAGCCGCGGAGCCCCCTGCCCTCTgccacctccccctccctgtcctcctcctcctcctccctctcctcctccgtacCTTCCTTCAGAGAGCTGCGCCCGCCGGCAACAAGACCCAAGCCGGTGGTTTTCCCGAAGAGCGGCGGAGGGAGTCCAGCGATGGGCTCCCCGACATCCACTGTGCCCCCAACACCTCCACTTCCACCTGCAGGCCACACACGCTCACTCCCCAgcactcctcctccacctcctccccagtCTAATGACAAATCCTGCCCAGCTTAG